A stretch of Cicer arietinum cultivar CDC Frontier isolate Library 1 chromosome 5, Cicar.CDCFrontier_v2.0, whole genome shotgun sequence DNA encodes these proteins:
- the LOC101492892 gene encoding metal transporter Nramp7.2-like isoform X4 yields MKQTSGWRKFMSYVGPGFLVSLAYFDPGNIYVCVLIGLIFALIIQSWAANLGVCTGKHLSEICKAEYPLFVKYCLWILAELAVIAADIPEVIGTAFALSILFKIPVWVGVLITGCSTLLFLGLQRFGVRKLELLISILVFVMAVCFFGEMSYVKPPTSGAIEGMFVPKLNRDGAVADSIALLGAPIMPHNLFLHSALVLSRKILGSVRSINVRQQIYNR; encoded by the exons ATGAAACAGACATCAGGATGGAGAAAGTTCATGTCATATGTAGGCCCCGGCTTTCTTGTCTCATTGGCATACTTTGATCCTGGAAACA tatatgTTTGTGTGCTAATTGGACTCATATTTGCGCTTATAATTCAATCGTGGGCTGCAAATCTTGGAGTATGCACTG GAAAACACCTTTCAGAAATTTGTAAAGCTGAGTATCCATTATTTGTGAAGTACTGCTTATGGATATTAGCTGAGCTTGCTGTCATTGCTGCAGACATACCTGAAG TTATTGGGACAGCCTTTGCCCTTAGCATACTATTCAAAATCCCAGTATGGGTTGGAGTTTTGATAACTGGCTGCAGCACTCTCTTGTTTTTGGGTCTGCAAAGATTTGGg GTAAGGAAATTGGAACTCTTGATATCAATATTAGTATTTGTAATGGCTGTATGTTTCTTTGGAGAAATGAGCTACGTAAAACCCCCAACTTCTGGTGCCATAGAGGGAATGTTTGTCCCTAAACTCAATAGAGATGGAGCTGTAGCAGATTCTATTGCCCTTTTGGGTGCCCCTATCATGCC GCACAATCTTTTTCTTCACTCTGCTCTAGTGTTGTCTAGAAAAATACTCGGTTCTGTGCGTAGTATCAATGTAAGACAACAAATTTATAACCGATAA